One genomic window of Inquilinus sp. KBS0705 includes the following:
- a CDS encoding DNA-3-methyladenine glycosylase I — protein sequence MPTANLKPPTDNLKRCHWCGTDPLYMKYHDEEWGKVVHDDKTLFEFLTLESAQAGLSWITILRRREGYRKAFANFDVHKVAAFTQEDQQRLLQDEGIIRNRLKVSAAIRNAQLFIEVQKEFGSFYNYLYSFMPDGKPITRYDGPKVSTPESDAISKDMKKRGFKFFGTTICYAYTQATGMVNDHVPECAFR from the coding sequence ATGCCAACTGCCAACTTAAAACCTCCAACTGATAACTTAAAAAGGTGCCACTGGTGCGGAACCGACCCCTTGTACATGAAATACCACGACGAGGAATGGGGTAAGGTAGTACATGATGATAAAACACTGTTTGAGTTTTTAACGCTCGAATCGGCACAGGCAGGTTTAAGCTGGATAACCATTTTACGCCGCCGCGAGGGTTACCGCAAAGCCTTTGCCAATTTTGATGTGCACAAAGTGGCTGCTTTTACCCAAGAAGACCAACAGCGTTTATTGCAGGATGAGGGGATTATCCGCAATCGTTTAAAAGTGTCGGCGGCTATTCGTAACGCGCAATTATTTATAGAGGTGCAAAAAGAGTTTGGTTCGTTTTATAATTACCTGTACAGCTTTATGCCCGATGGCAAGCCCATTACCCGCTATGATGGCCCTAAAGTAAGCACGCCCGAATCTGACGCGATAAGCAAGGATATGAAAAAGCGGGGTTTTAAGTTTTTTGGCACTACCATTTGCTATGCCTACACGCAGGCTACCGGCATGGTGAACGATCATGTTCCCGAATGCGCTTTCAGGTAG
- a CDS encoding carboxymuconolactone decarboxylase family protein — translation MGQLINDFEAYRTKMNDRIMETANTNIKRFFALDTTTYADGALDVKTKEMLGLVASMVLRCDDCIKYHLGKCHEAGVQHNEMNEVFMIANLVGGSIVIPHYRRAVEYWDELNGVGGLQ, via the coding sequence ATGGGACAACTTATAAACGATTTTGAAGCCTATCGTACCAAAATGAACGATAGGATAATGGAGACTGCCAACACCAACATTAAGCGGTTTTTCGCCTTAGATACCACCACTTACGCCGATGGCGCGCTGGATGTTAAAACAAAAGAAATGCTGGGCCTGGTGGCATCAATGGTATTGCGTTGCGACGATTGCATAAAATACCACCTGGGCAAATGTCACGAAGCCGGTGTACAGCACAACGAAATGAACGAGGTGTTTATGATAGCCAACCTGGTGGGCGGCTCGATAGTGATACCGCATTACCGCCGCGCGGTGGAGTATTGGGATGAGTTGAATGGAGTTGGCGGTTTGCAGTAA